A window of Cheilinus undulatus linkage group 23, ASM1832078v1, whole genome shotgun sequence genomic DNA:
TCActtttaggtttgtttttttaaaacatgggcAAATGCTCAGAAGTTTGGATTCCCACGCTGTCAGGAGACCCGTCTTCCTTTAATCCTTTGGCGCTGATCTCTGGCCTCACCTCCCCAGAAGTTTTCAGGGCTGTAAGGCcgagtctgtctgtctgtctttgagTCAGTCTGGGAGGACTGGGCGTTCAGGACGCGGGGCCAAAACGCGCTTACAGTGCGTCTTGTTGTTGAGGACCACCACCAGCCTCCTCCGGGACCATCCCAAGcgcactacaacagttaaatgAGTTGATCCATACTCCTGTGGAAAGAGGAGGGAAGGACATGTTAGTTCCACTGTCAGAGTCTTGGTCGTGaatgttttatctttaaaggTAGAAGCTGACGTCTTTGATTCGCTCTTACCTCATACAGATGCTCAGAACCAGTTGGTGAAGTCCAGCAGCTCCTGCTCCTCTGGACTCAGAGGGTCGTATGATCCCTCATCTGATGAGTAAGAGGACACCGGCGACCCCGCCATGGAGTTCATGTCAGCTGAGTATCCCTGCGACATGGTGGGTGAGAGGACCCCAGACTGAAACGCCGCGCTCACCGCGTCATGCTCGTCCAGCAGCTGCTGCAGGGCGCGGATGTACTCCACCGCAGAGCGCAGCGTCTCCACTTTGCTCATCTTCTTGTTAGCGGCTCCGTTTGGCACGTGCTCCCTTAGGGTTGCGAAGCCGTTGTTGACCAGTTTGACTCGGTTCCGCTCCCTCTCGTTCCTCCGGGCCACAGCGTGCGGCTGCTGCTGAGGGAGGCTGTACCCGAAGCCTGCAAAGTTGAGCCTCCTCTTGCAGCGCAGCAGCTCCGGGGAGGAGGAGCGCTGCCTCTTGGGCTGCTTGGACGCAGACTTCGCGCTCTGGCTGCTGCCGCTCGGGCTCAGCTGGATGCTCTGCGCGGCGGCGGCGGAGAAGAAGCACGCTGGTGGAAGGAGCTGCTGCTGGCTGACGTTAATTTCCATCTTGGCTGTGAGGTCCATCCTCtcgaattaaaaaacaaactgataaagAATCACAAAGTCTCGAGGCGGTGCGTCCCGCTCGTGCCGTTCACGTGTTGTGGTCGCTTGATGCGCACTTGTTTCAGTGGGGGCAGTCCCTAGGCTGCTGCCTCGCGCGCTCCTCAAAGCTCTACTGAGTCCTCGAGGAGAGACGCCACTGCTTTTCAATCCGTGTGGATGGGGGACTGGCCACGCCCTCCAGTCGCGTGGATTCACCTTAGGCTCCTGCCCCGGTGCAGCGCGCCGGACGCGTGCCACTTGAAGCACTAAACAAACAGTCAGtggtgagtttttttctttctatctGTCACGAGTGTCAGAGAGGTGAGCAGAGAGGAAAGTTTGAGCACAGAGGTGAACCAACCAGGACAACACGTTGATGGCAATCTCCGTGCGTAAAGAGCAAAATAAGACTTAAGCGCTTTGTTCCTTAAACTCACAGATGTTACAGGAGTTTAAGTCTCCAAGTTGGTACCCATGTTTGCGCACAAACTTCAttaaattgtcatttttatctaGATTGGTTAAAAGGGCAGCATCAGACTGTCTTTGAGGCAAACGCTGGGAACTTTGAAGCGCTCAACAAAAAGACCTTTACGCAGAAATTACCCTTTAATGCATAGAAGTTTCTATACTTTATAACATAAGGGATACTAGCAGCATTCTTTCGGTGCTTGTTTGGCACAGCTGCAGCTTAAACGGGGCTTAAAATTCCATATATCCTATCAGAAGGCTTGAATTTTACACACTTGTGGCGCATGCCACTTGAAGCTCTAAACAAAGCCTGAgctcttttttctgtctgtcagtcagGAGTCTCGGAGTGGTGAGTGGTGGAGCAGAGAGGACAGTTTTTAACTCAGAGGAGGATCGTTAATGACAACAGGTTGGCTGCAGTATCTGTGCGTAAAGAGCAATAGAAACTTTAACACCTACGTGTTTTGTTCCAGACGAATCTCACTGATTATACTGACGTTTAACGAGTgtttacctttatttttgtacCTTTAAGTGGGCTCACTATCCTTATTTTCCTCATTTCATTCAGAGCAAGTGTCAAGGAAAAACGCACTGCAGCATCTGTGGATCTTTTAATGAGTAGATTGTCTTTTATTTAGACTTTTGCGCAGAAAATCCATTAGATTTTTTGAGGGTTTTACGCACGTATCCCTTTGGACTTCCAAGAAGAGGAAATGGATCCAAAAGGTTACTTCAAAGTGCCATTTCAACAGGTGACAAGTCAGTCCCAGTTGGATAGTGTATTTCCAAATCATGTGTCCAAATAAAGAAGAGCATAAGAAGAAGAGTCAGGATTTTTGTACatgtaaaacaaaaaccatCAAATTCTTGGAAATTAGGCgtaaaaagacaagaaaatgcGCACATTCATGGAGCAAACTGGTGCTGAAAGACAGCTCACCTCGAAGCCTCAACACTTCACTTTTTCTCCGCATATAAATCACTCTCTCTGCCTCGTTTCGACTCAACCACTGCTCTAGTTTTATTGTTAACATTACAGACGCGTCTGAATGCCGCTCATTTGAGCCTCCATTGTGCACCAGAGGCCGAATTTTCCACTTTGATTAGAGGAGATCATCAGCCGCGCACAGGCGGAACGGAGGGGCGCAAATCTGCGGAGGGGCCCTAAGAAGCGCTTTGTGTATGATTTGATACACCCGATATGGTTACAGTAGCGTCGACGCGCCGAGTCCTGTCGATTATTGTCGCTTTGAAAAAGTGCAGAATAATAAAACAAGTCTTTGAGCGCGGAACAAAACAAGGAGAAAAACaccctctctgtttttttctgtttgggcGTGCATGCGCAGTGCGTGGACGCGTAATTAACCACAGAGGATGAACCAGGGTCAGGGGTGTGCTGTTGATTCTTTGGTTTTACGCACGAACATCTCCTTTATTATCTGTCTTTTTTCATACTTCATTTTACATGTTCTCGTGTGTATGTCATGCATGTGCAAGGTCACACAgagaaatcaaaaataaattggaTTTAAACATATCGAGCGTAATTTACGCGCTATTTTCAGCCGTTACGCACCAAGTTACTCTCTGTTTTAATGTGATTTCATTCTGTCCAGTAGACTAAACAGCTCGGAATTCGTCTTTGGACATGCATCTTGTAAATAATAGACAGAAATCTTTATAAAAAGAGATAAACTCGAAACTTTTTTGTGCGTAATTGGCGCTTAATATTCCAGTTTTTACGCacaaagttttttaaaatcattttttcaagGGTCTTTCAAAGCCAAGTTACTttggtgtctgtgtgtgcagatAACCTCtgctccccctccccctctgtttctttattttcgTGCGCGTGTGTTCGTGCTCGCGCGCCCTGAAAAGCAGATTGTAATAAATTGTGCAATTTTTCTGCGTTGGCAGTGGCATTCAAAATCAAGCTTGCATTGTAGAgccccctccttctcctccaccacctccacctcACCACCAatactttcttttctttccctccCCCTTATTCTCCCTGTCTCcccctttcctttttttcagcgCAGCAAGAGAGTTTAGAAAAGAAGCGTGGGTTCTATTCAGCCTCCCCCTGCACCCCTCCGCCACCGCCAGGCTTTCTGAAACCTATCCATGCCCTGTCAGTGTGCTTCCAGGGTCCAATTAGCGCTTTGTGAGgactttctctccctcctcctctacTGCTGCTCTTCCAGAGGCTGGGAGGGCGCTCCGTTTTTCTTCAGGGGCTTTCCAGTCATGGCTGAGTGTAATAATTAATATGACATCTGGGCGCCCGAGTTCcccttaaaccacttttctgtACTTTAGTCTCTTCTTTGGTTTGTGCTGTGAGgagacaataaaacaaaaactcagaaGTGACCATATCATCCATGCAATCTTTGTCTGTGATGTGAAGGATAATCTAATTTGTTTGtcattaaaaactgtttttcccACAATTTTTCTTTGTGCAGGTGCACCAACAGACAAGGACACCATTGAAAAGTAGTCATTTATGTAAGTATTATGTAATTGTGCATATGTGCAAAATGTTACTTTCAAGAAATTTGTTGCAGAAGTTGAAGTCTTGGCCTACATTTTGTACATAAAACCCAAGTGATTTGcttagaaatataaaaaaaacacaacttttatTGACTAACTTCGAAAAGTTTTCacacaaaagggaaaaaaattaacttttgcATGTTCTGGCAAATAAAATAGCCTTTAAGATGAAGAGGATTAACATAACAAATAGGcaaaagaactgaaaaacaTAGTATATAACCCATGCAACCTGTTACAGAGAACCAAGAGCATATGTTAGAATCTGTATATCTGTAATGGACTTCTGTCTGCTGTCTTATAATTGTGTAAACACCCCCTCCCTCATGCTTCTGCTGTTTTCCAACTCAAATGCAAAGTTATGATTAAATGTCGCCCTCTAGAGGACAACAGAGGCGCTCGACACTGGGTGTCAAATCTGCTTTTATCAGGTCTGTGAATGGTGCAAAATCCCAGTAGCTGTAGGGTgtcataaaatattaaataaggggaaacaaaagaatgaaagaatTTGGGAAAACGAAAAGATTTTTCTGCATCCACATAACTATATGTCACTGATTTGATGCTTTATGTTTAGGACAGAATTCCTCTTTGAATGGGTTAAAATATGTCATTACACAGTAGAAGTGTAGTATATGGTAATATCTGTAAAATCCAGGGATGCAGTCATTCAAAGATAAAGAAGAAATGGTGTGCAACAGAAATGTTTACAAGTTGTTGGTGCACCTACAGCAGTCCACCGCTAGATGGCAGCACCTCATTCCTCCATTCATGTAAAACGAGATCAGAGTAAAACGATCAAATTCTGCTCCTAAATATCGTTTTTTTGTTATTCGTATGACAActttatacttttaaataaagCCTGAAATAACAGGTTATTCTGAATAAATGCTGAAAGAAAATAGAAAGTACtataatgatatttaaaatcaatCTTTTTGTCTCTTCTATCCTTCCATACTGATGAGGTCACGTGCCTGTGTTTACTGGGACGCAGCGTGAGCCGAATGAAACTCTGCATCTTCATCTACTATTTTTTACTGCCAAAAATAGATAATATAGCCTTAATTTAACGCAGTAATGCGACATGTAAGGGGGACGTTACTTTGTTAGCATGCTATCTCATATCACGCTTCTAGGGGGATGCTAACGTTAAGTTAGCCCCCCTGTTGAAGGATGTTAGCTAAATTTGGCAAGCAGAAGCTAGCTTTAGTTTGACTCTCGCCTCAAACATCTGCATGATTGTTAGATATGAATTAAAGAGGTCGTATTTAGTTTACGTCTGAAGCTATGCGGGCTTTAAACTACGTTCAGCGAGTGAGTTTGGATTTTACAGGAACTCTGTTTCCACATGCCATCTGTCTGGGAGATGCAGACAATGACTCAGTAAGTTATTTACGTTATGTTAGCTTTTCAGTCATGTTGGTATTTTCCGTATTTCAAACTTAAACCAGTAAGTATATGGGGGAAAAGCACGCTGAAAGGAATGTTGGTGTTACGGCTTAAATGGTGACCGTGTTGGCTGGTGACTTCCAGCCTAAAGAGTCTGAGGTTGTTTTTATTACGGTTGTTAAAGGCGAAAACGAATTCCTGTTTCCATTGAATGTCTAACCAATGAGTATTTTTTATGGTATACCACTAATAGACTCAGAGCTCTACGTTGGTTCCCTAATGTTTCAAAAATAGCCTCTAAAGTTCCCTCTTGTATTCCCCTATGATTGATAAACACTGAAACTAACCCTcattggtgccctctaagtggacaaaatttaagaaattgcTTCAAGTGCTATACATGTAATGCGAAGTCATCTGTATGTGGAGAAAATGTTGTGAAGTGTCCTCtaaagtgcttttaaaatagAAGTTGACAAAGAACCCTTTTAAGGGCCCTATAaatggacaaactttgacacaGTGCCTTCTGAAGTACCCTttaagtcagtggttcccaacctttctTCTATTAAGCCCCCCTTGGCAATGTCTAAAAAGAGCTGCGCCCCTCCTTGAcccacatggaaaaaaaatgacatattgcgtcaaaaatacacaatttgaattgttgtctttgtttaaaGCCAAACACAATAGCACCAAACTACAAGTGTTATTAGAAAAAGACCTTGGTAAGAACCGTTCCTAAGGGTTTTATCACAATTTTACGTAGTTTGAGTGaacctaattttaacaaccttagAGCAGACAGGCCATCGcgcccccctgaaatctctggcaccccaacaccccccccccccccccaagggaGTCCCAAACCCCAAGTTGGGAACCAGGGCTGTAAGTGAACAAAATTTGACCAAGTTCCCTCTTTGTGGGGAAAGTTTGGCAGTGCGTCAGTtgaaaaagtgccctcttaagggCTCTAGATGggtaaaatttgaaaaattgtctctaaagtgccctctaaatagagAAAATTTGACATAATGCCCTCTAAAATCCTCTCTAAATAGACACAAGTTGACATACCCTCCTAAGGGCCTTATAAACAGAAACAATTTGACAAGTGCCCTCTTAAATGTCCTTCAAGTGGACAATTTATGACAAAGTATTTCTAGATTACCTTTGAAATTCAATTCATTATATGTTGAATAATTGTCCTGCAAACTGACCTTCTATTGGACATGAAGTGATAAGCTGCCCTCCAGGGTTGTTTTCCAGTGGCTATAGGCTCATTTGcataaagtttattttcattaacatccttccttttctatttttgttgaaataGTAGTGAAATGCTTTGTTATTCCTCCTGTTTTACTGAAGTGTAGGTGTGGTCATTATGAAAAAGAGTGGGTGCTCTTTTATCATTTTCCCACTGCCCCTGAAACATCCTGAGTCTACCAGTGCTATAAAATAAAGAGAAGCTTTCATTAGAGTTGCCATTATTCCAAAAAATATCTGTATCATATATTAATGTATTCAAAGTCTCTTGACATGTTGTAGAGAGAGTTTAAGATAAATAGGAGAAGAATTACTTGAAAATTTGAAGAGGACAGACTCTTACATGTTTGTAGTTATGAAAGCAGAagtattaaagaaaat
This region includes:
- the ascl1a gene encoding achaete-scute homolog 1a, with amino-acid sequence MDLTAKMEINVSQQQLLPPACFFSAAAAQSIQLSPSGSSQSAKSASKQPKRQRSSSPELLRCKRRLNFAGFGYSLPQQQPHAVARRNERERNRVKLVNNGFATLREHVPNGAANKKMSKVETLRSAVEYIRALQQLLDEHDAVSAAFQSGVLSPTMSQGYSADMNSMAGSPVSSYSSDEGSYDPLSPEEQELLDFTNWF